The DNA region GCGGCGCGCAGGCGGTCCATCCAGGCGATGACCTCCTCGACCGCGTCCGAACCGTCCGTGCGATCCAGCGGCAGGTGCAGGGCGAACCCTTCGAGGCGTATGTCCTCGATCGCCGCGTGCAGCTGACCGAGCTCCTCCTCCTTGACCCCGTGGCGCTTCATCGAGCTCATGCACTCGATGACGACACGGGCACCCACCAGGGCGTGCACACCGTCCACCGAGGAGACCGACCGGATGACGCGGTCGGGCAGCGGCACCGGCTCCTCGCCCCGGCGGAAGGGCGTGAGCACCAGCAGGTCGCCGCTGAACCAGTCCTTGACCCGGGCGGCCTCGTACGTGGTGCCGACGGCCAGGGTGTCGGAGCCGAAACGGATGGTCTCGTCGGCCAGCCGTTCGTGTCCGAAGCCGTAGCCGTTGCCCTTGCAGACAGGGACGAGCCCGGGGAACTGGTCGAGCACGGATTTCTGGTGCGCCCGCCAGCGCGCGGTGTCGACGTAGAGGGAGAGCGCCATGGCCGGCCCGGAACCTTTCTGGTGGCTGCGGTGGAGTTCGAAGGATGAGGAGGTGAAGGAGGTGGCCCAGGGTCAGCGACGGGACATATACATGTCGAGCGCCTTGTGGAGCAGCTTGTTGAGGGGGAAGTCCCACTCGCCGACGTACTCGACGGCTTCCCCGCCGGTGCCGACCTTGAACTGGATCAGGCCGAACAGATGGTCCGTCTCGTCCAGGGAGTCGCTGATACCGCGCAGGTCGTAGACGGTCGCGCCCATCGCGTACGAATCACGCAGCATCCGCCACTGCATGGCGTTCGACGGCCTGACCTCGCGCCCGATGTTGTCGGACGCGCCGTACGAGTACCAGACGTGCCCGCCGACCACGAGCATCGTGGCCGCGGAGAGGTTCACGCCGTTGTGCCGGGCGAAGTACAGCCGCATGCGGTTCGGGTCCTCCGAGTTGAGGACGGTCCACATGCGCTGGAAGTACGAGAGCGGTCGCGGGCGGAAGTGGTCACGCACCGCGGTGATCTCGTACAGCCGCTGCCACTCGGCCAGGTCCTCGTAGCCGCCCTGGACGACCTCGACGCCGGCCTTGTCGGCCTTCTTGATGTTGCGGCGCCAGAGCTGGTTGAAGCCCTTGAGCACGTCCTCCAGGGAGCGGTTGGCCAGCGGCACCTGGAACACGTAGCGCGGCTGTACGTCACCGAATCCGGCGCCGCCGTCCTCACCCTGCTGCCAGCCCATCTTCCGCAGCCGGTCCGAGACCTCGAAGGCCCGGGGCTCGATGTGGGTGGCCTCGACGTCACGCAGCCGCTTGACCTCGGGATCCTGGATGCCGGCCTTGATGGCCGCCGAGTCCCAGCGGCGGATGACCACGGGCGGACCCATCTTCACCGAGAACGCGCCCTGCTGCTTGAGGTGCGCGAGCATCGGCTGGAGCCAGTCGTCCAGGTTCGGGGCGTACCAGTTGATGACCGGGCCCTCGGGGAGGTAGGCGAGGTAGCGCTTGATCTTCGGCAGCTGGCGGTAGAGCACCAGGCCCGCGCCGACGATCTCGCCGGCCTTGTCGAACCATCCGAGGCTCTCCGAGCGCCATTCGGTCTTCACGTCCGCCCACGCCGGGACCTGGCAGTGACTGGCCGAGGGAAGGCTCTGGATGTACGCCAGATGCTGTTCTCGGCTGATGGTCCTCAGGGTCAGGCTCATGCGGGGCGCTCCTCGGCAGGTGTGTCCCCATCGGTCAGGGGCTCCGGCTCTCGCGCCGAAGCCTACTGTGGCCGGGGGACGCCCGGCCCGGCCCCGTCGGGACCGCACCGGGCGTCCGCCGCTCGGCGGCGCCTGCCGGGGCGCTGTGCGGCCGGGCGGGCCCGGTCCGCGCCGGTCAGGTGATCACGCCGCCGAAGAGGCCGCCGTGCGCCATGCCGACGAGGAAGCCGACCCCGGAGGAGCCGATCCCCATGATGAAGGCGAACCGCTGCCACGTGGTCTTGGAGATGTACTGGCCGTAGGCCCCGGTCAGGAGGCCGATCAGCCCGGCCCAGGAGGTGAGCAGGTGCAGGTGGTGGAACATCGCCGACACGAACGCGAGGATCCCGAGCACCCCGGCCACCACCATCAGCACTTCTTGGAGCGGATGGGGCCTGCCGTCGGTCGCGAAGAGGGAGCCGGTGGCGGGGCGGGGATTGGCCACCCGGCTGGGGGCGGGCCGGCCGCCGGTGGATCGGACTGTCTGTGCCATGGAGCACCTCCTGGCCGAGAGAGCGGAGCGATGTGCGCGGGACCCGCTGCCCGTGACCTGCTGTGCGTGGGCGCGGGACCTGCTGCGCGATGGAGCGCCTCTCACACCACATCTGTCTCGATTGTGCGCCCTGAACACCGGATTTCAACCGGAAGGCGGTCTGCGGGTACTCTGTACGGTCTGCACCGGTGTCTGCCCGGAAGCCGGCCCGGCAGCCCCTTCGACTCATGAGAAGGGCGTTGTCAGAGGCGGCTGTTTTACTCGGGGACACTGTTGCTCACGCATCACGACCCTCCTGCCACGGAACGCCCGTGGCCGCTGAGTCCAAAGGAGGTGGGTTCCACATGCGTCACTACGAGTTGATGGTCATCCTCGACCCCGATCTCGAGGAGCGAGCAGTCTCCCCGCTGATCGAGAACTTCCTCTCCGTCGTCCGTGAGGGCAACGGAAAGGTCGAGAAGGTCGACACCTGGGGCCGTCGTCGTCTCTCTTACGAGATCAAGAAGAAGCCCGAGGGCATCTACTCGGTCATCGACCTGCAGGCCGAGCCGGCAGTCGTCAAGGAGCTCGACCGACAGATGAAGCTGAACGAGTCGGTCCTCCGGACCAAGGTCCTCCGCCCCGAGGCCCACTGAGCGTCCAGCTCAGCGGTTATCGGGTTCGAGTAGCAAGCAGCCAGAAGTAATCCCCGCCGAGAGGTTCATCCATGGCAGGCGAGACCGTCATCACGGTCGTCGGCAATCTCGTCGACGACCCCGAGCTGCGCTTCACCCCGTCCGGTGCGGCGGTCGCGAAGTTCCGTGTCGCGTCCACTCCCCGCATCTTCGACCGGCAGACCAATGAGTGGAAGGACGGCGAAGGCCTGTTCCTCACCTGCTCGGTCTGGCGTCAGGCGGCGGAGAATGTCGCCGAGTCGCTCACGCGCGGCATGCGTGTCGTCGTGCAGGGCCGGTTGAAGCAGCGGTCCTACGAGGACCGCGAGGGCGTCAAGCGCACGGTCTACGAGCTGGATGTCGAGGAAGTCGGCCCCAGCCTCAAGAACGCCACGGCCAAGGTCACCAAGACCACCGGTCGCGGTGGTCAGGGCGGCCAGGGTGGATACGGCGGCGGCCAGCAAGGCGGCGGCAACTGGGGCGGCGGTCCCGGTGGCGGCGGCCAGCAGGGCGGCGGCCAGCAGGGCGGCGCTTCGGCGGACGACCCCTGGGCCACCAGCGGTCCGGCCGGCGGCCAGCAGGGCGGCGGCGCCGCTTCGCAGGGTGGCGGCGGGAGCTGGGGCGGAAGCTCCGGCGGTTCCGGCGGCGGCTACTCGGACGAGCCCCCCTTCTAGGGCTGCTCGTACCCCCACTTCTTGATCACACAGGAGAAACACCATGGCGAAGCCGCCTGTGCGCAAGCCTAAGAAGAAGGTCTGCGCTTTCTGCAAGGACAAGACCCAGTACGTGGACTACAAGGACACGAACATGCTGCGGAAGTTCATTTCCGACCGTGGCAAGATCCGTGCCCGCCGCGTCACCGGCAACTGCACGCAGCACCAGCGTGACGTCGCCACGGCCGTCAAGAACAGCCGTGAGATGGCGCTGCTGCCCTACACGTCCACCGCGCGATAAGGGAAGGGTGACCGAATCATGAAGATCATCCTCACCCACGAGGTCACTGGCCTCGGTGCCGCCGGCGACGTCGTGGACGTCAAGGACGGATACGCCCGTAACTACCTGGTTCCGCGTGGCTTCGCCATTCGCTGGACCAAGGGTGGCGAGAAGGACGTGGCGCAGATCCGCCGCGCCCGCAAGATCCACGAGATCGCGACGATCGAGCAGGCCAACGAGATCAAGGCCAAGCTCGAGGGCGTGAAGGTCCGTCTGGCTGTTCGCTCCGGCGACGCCGGCCGTCTCTTCGGCTCCGTCACCCCGGCCGACATCGCCTCGGCGATCAAGACCGCGGGTGGCCCGGACGTCGACAAGCGCCGCGTCGAGCTCGGTTCGCCGATCAAGACGCTGGGCGGACACGAGGTGTCCGTCCGTCTGCACCCCGAGGTTGCCGCGAAGCTCGGTATCGAGGTCGTTGCCGCCTGAGGGCGCAGCTCGGCAGAGCTGAAGGAAGGGCCGTACCCGCTGGGGTGCGGCCCTTCCGCCGTTCTGTATGGGGGGCAGGGTCACATCGGCGGACCGTGTGTCGTGCGGGAGGTGGTTCTGTGCGTGGCCCCGTGATTCGGGCTGTGCGTGGTTTCACGTGAAACCACGCACACGTGGTCGGCGTTCCCGGCGGCGGGGCTGTTTCAGCGGGTGGCGCCGGTCACGATCCAGCGGCCGGATCGGGTGCGAAGCCAGAGCGTCGCCAGGCGGACCACCATCATCAGTGCCATTGCCCACCAGAGGGTGGTGAGGCCGCCACCGAAGGTGGGGACGAGCAGTGCGGCGGGAGCGAAGACGGCCAGTGTCAGCAGCATGGCCCAAGCGAGGTAGCGCCCGTCCCCCGCTCCCATGAGTACACCGTCCAGGACATAGACCACACCGGCGATCGGCTGGGTGAGCGCCACGACGAGCAGCGCGGGTATCAGGGCGCCCCGTACGGATGTGTCGCTGGTGAACAGCGGGATGAAAAGGGGTCGTGACAGGACTATCAGCACTCCGATGGCCAGGCCGGCGGCCATACCCCACTGCACCATCCGCCGACAGGCGTCCCGGGCGCCGTCGGAGTCGTTCGCCCCCAGGTAGCGGCCGATGATCGCCTGCCCCGCGATGGCGATGGCGTCCAAGGCGAAGGAGGCAAGGCTCCAGAGCGAGAGGACGATCTGGTGGGCGGCGATATCCGTGTCGCCGAGCCGGGCGGCGACGGCGGTCGCGATCAGCAGGACCGAACGCAGGGAGAGCGTGCGCACCAGCAGGGGGACACCCGCATGGGCACTGGCCCGAATGCCTGCGGCATCGGGACGGAGTGAGGCGCCGTGGCGCCGGGCGCCACGCACCACGACGATCAGGTAGACGAGCGCCATGGCAACCTGTGCGATCACCGTTCCCCAGGCGGATCCGGCGATTCCGAGGCCGACACCGTAGACGAGGACCACATTGAGGACAGCGTTGGCGGCGAATCCGCCGACGGCCACGTAGAGCGGGGTCCGGGTGTCCTGGAGCCCGCGCAGTACCCCCGTGGCCGCGAGGACGATCAGCATGGCGGGGATGCCGAGGCTGGAGATGCGTAGATAGGTGGTGGCGTACGGAGCGGCGGTGTCGGACGCGCCGAACGCCTCGACCAGCCAGGGAGCGGTGGGCAGAGCGACGGCGACCACGGCGGCCCCGAGGAGCAGGGCGAGCCAGATGCCGTCCATGCCCTGTCGGATCGCGGCGGGGAGGTCACCCGCGCCCACGCGGCGGGCGACGGCGGCCGTAGTGGCGTAGGCGAGGAACACGAAGATGCTCACGGCGGTGGTGAGCAGGGCCGCGGCGATGCCCAGACCGGCCAGTTGGGACGTGCCCAGGTGACCGACGACGGCGCTGTCGACCATGACGAAGAGCGGCTCGGCGACGAGCGCGCCGAAGGCCGGAACGGCGAGGGCGATGATCTCGCGGTCGTGTCGGCGACGGGACGGCGGCAGGGGCGCGGGAGCCTTGGTCATGGGTGTCAATCTAATCTTCCACAGGTAAGAGACGCAATGGCCCTCCAGTCCTTACGAAGGCCCGTCTCGGCGACGCGGCCGCAGCCTGACCTCGGTGATCTTGAGAAGTGGGGGAAAGTTTTCCTCCCCCACAGTCAGTGGATGGGGAAACCCCAGGTCAGGTGGGTCGTCAATCCGGTCTTATGAGTTTGTCCACAGTTCTGTCCCCCGGTCCGTGCACAGGATCGGGGGAGTTCTCCACAGCATCTGGTGCGTCGTCCACATGGCCTGTGGATAACCAGATTGGCTGACGGCGCTGACGGGCCTACCGTGGTCCGGCGCCCGCACTTCGTTCCGGCCTGGAAACCCGCAGAACCTGACGCGCCGGAACCGGAGTCGGGCGTCTTGTTTGTCGTTGCCGTGCCGTAAGAAAGAGTGGCACGGCTAGGTCCGCGAAGCGGACGGGAGGAGGTGGCCCGGTGAGCATTCCCGAGCCTTTGGACGATCCCTGGGCCGAGGTCGGTCCCAGTGACCGCCTGCCCGTCTCCCGTCAGCGCCGGGGCGAAGGCAAGGGGCGTGACGAGCAGCACGAGCGAGGCAGGGACGGCGGCTGGGACGGGGGTCAGTCGGGCTTCGAGCGGGTCCCCCCGCAGGACCTCGACGCCGAGCAGTCCGTCCTGGGCGGCATGCTGCTCTCCAAGGACGCGATCGCCGACGTCGTGGAGATCATCAAGGGCCACGACTTCTACCGCCCGGCCCACGAGACCGTGTACACCGCCATTCTCGACCTCTACGCCAAGGGCGAGCCGGCGGACCCGATCACCGTGGCGGCGGAGCTGGTCAAGCGTGGTGAGATCACCAAGGTCGGTGGCGCCCCCTACCTGCACACCCTCGTCCAGTCGGTCCCGACCGCGGCCAACGCCTCGTACTACGCGGAGATCGTCCACGAGCGGGCCGTGCTCCGCCGCCTCGTCGAGGCAGGTACGAAGATCACACAGATGGGGTACGCGGCCGACGGGGACGTCGACGAGATCGTGAACTCGGCGCAGGCCGAGATCTACGCCGTCACCGAGCAGCGCACCAGCGAGGACTACCTGCCGCTCGGCGACATCATGGAGGGCGCCCTCGACGAGATCGAGGCGATCGGGTCCCGCAGCGGTGAGATGACGGGTGTCCCCACCGGTTTCACCGACCTCGACTCCCTGACGAACGGCCTGCACCCCGGCCAGATGATCGTCATCGCGGCACGGCCCGCCATGGGCAAGTCGACCCTCGCGCTCGACTTCGCCCGGGCGTGCTCGATCAAGAGCAACCTGCCGAGCGTGATCTTCTCCCTCGAGATGGGGCGCAACGAGATCGCGATGCGCCTGCTTTCCGCCGAGGCGCGGGTGGCACTGCACCACATGCGGTCCGGCACCATGACCGACGAGGACTGGACACGGCTGGCACGCCGGATGCCGGACGTCTCGGCCGCCCCTCTGTACATCGACGATTCGCCGAACCTCTCGATGATGGAGATCCGCGCGAAATGCCGTCGGCTCAAGCAGCGCAACGATCTCAAGCTGGTGGTCATCGACTACCTCCAGCTGATGCAGTCCGGAGGCGCCAAACGCGCCGAGAGCCGGCAGCAGGAGGTCTCGGACATGTCGCGAAACCTCAAGCTCCTCGCCAAGGAGCTGGAGCTCCCGGTCATCGCGCTCTCCCAGCTGAACCGTGGCCCCGAGCAGCGCACGGACAAGAAGCCGATGGTCTCCGACCTGCGTGAGTCGGGATCCATCGAGCAGGACGCCGACATGGTCATCCTGCTGCACCGTGAGGACGCGTACGAGAAGGAGTCACCGCGTGCGGGTGAGGCCGACCTGATCGTGGCCAAGCACCGCAACGGCCCGACGGCGACGATCACCGTGGCGTTCCAGGGCCACTACTCGCGCTTCGTGGACATGGCGCAGACCTGAGACCGGCTTGTAGGTTCTCAAATCCCGTGTCATTTTCTCAGCCGCCGTGTCATCTGGACGGCATTTATGACATCTCCGTGAGACAGCGCATGTCCTGTCGCATTGAAGTTGTCGGATTTGAGGTGTCCCCCGGAGTGTGGACACAGGGGTTCATGCCGCGAGTGTGAGTCTACGTTCTGTTTGGTGCTGTTGTTCGAACTCGACGGGTGAGAGGTAGCCGAGCGAGTTGTGGCGCCTTCGCCCGTTGTAGTACGTCAGCCACTGGAAGAGTTCCAGTCCGGCCTGGCTGATCGTCGTGAAGAGCCTCTGGTGCAGCGTCTCTCTCTTCAGCCCCTGCCAGAAGCTCTCGGGGAGGGCGTTGTCGTAACTCGACCCGACGCAGCCCATGCTCCTGCGGATCCCGAAACCGTCGCAGACCTGGGCGAACGCGCCCGAGGTGTACTGGGATCCCCTGTCCGCATGGAAGATCACCCCGGCAACGCTGCCGCCCCGGGTCGCCACCGCCATCTTCCATGCGTCGACGACGAGTTCGGTCCGCATATGGGTGGCCATCGACCAGCCGAGCACCCGGCGGGAACAGACGTCCAGGACGCAGGCGAGATACAGCCATGTGCCACCGACCTGCACGTATGTGATGTCGCCGCACCACTTTTCGTCGAGCTGCCCAGCATGGAACACGCGGTTCACCAGGTCCGGGGCCGGCGGCGCGAGCCGGTCCGGGACCGTGGTGCGTTTACACCACCGTAGATGGCGTCCCTGGATACCGTTGACGCGCATCAGCCGCTCGACGCGCTTGAGATCGACGGTGTGCCCGAAGCCCCGCAGTTCGGCGTGGATGCGGCGGACTGCGTACGTGCCCTTGTGATCGGCGTGGATCTCGCAGATCTCCTCGACCAGGGCGTCATCGGCCACCCGGCGGGCCTGCCGGGCCTCCGCCCCCTCAAGCCACCGGTAGTAGCCCGAGCGCGAGACCTCAAGGACCCGGCATATCCGCTGCACGCCGAAGTCGGCGCGGTGGGCTGAGATGAAGTCCCAGCGACCGGTCATGCCCTCATCTCCTTGGCGAAATACTGGGCCGCCCGGCGCAGGATCTCCCGCTCGAGTTCCCACTCCTTCTCGGCCTTGCGCAGCCGGCCGAGTTCGGCCCGGAGCCTCACCAGTTCCTCGCCCCGATCCTCTGCCGTCTCCTCACCACGGACCGGCCCACGGCCGGCGGCCTCGTCGGCCTGCCGGACCCAACTGCGCAGCGTCTCGCCGGTCACCCCGACGTCAGCGGCGACAGCGGCATACGCCCGCTTCCCGCCCCCCGTACGGTACTAAGCCACCGCGTCGTTCCTGAACACCACCGGATATGGAGACTTCCGCCCCACCAGGACACCTTCCTCGGACCTACAAGATCCATTGTCAGAGTGTCCACACCACGGGAGTCACCTCAGGACCCCCTCTATCGGAGGTTCTGCCTCTACCGAGATCGCGACGGGCCTGTCTCGAAGTCGGGTGTGATCTTGTGACAAGATCGCGGGATGCTGCGACTCACCGATTTCATTATCGACTGCCCGGACACGATGAAGCTGGCGGCTTTCTACTCCGAGATGACGGGCCGTCCGATCAAGGAAGGCAGCTCTGAGGACTGGTCTGGCATCCCGTTCGGCGAGATCGAGCTGGCATTCATCCGGGTGGACGACTATCGCGCTCCGCAGTGGCCCGACAGCGAGCACCCCAAGCAGTTCCACCTCGACTTCGAAGTGGACGAGATCAAGTCCGAGCAGCGCCGCGTCCTCGACCTCGGCGCGACGCTAAGGCAGGACTTCATCGGCCCCAACGGCTACGGCTGGCAGGTCTACACCGACCCAATCGGCCACCCCTTCTGCCTGTGCCGCAACAAGGGCGTCATCTGGACCGACCAGGGCCCGATCTGGCCCAAGCGCGACTAATTGGATTCCGGTCGTGGAGAAGCGCGACATCACGATCAAGCTCACCCCCGACGAGGCCCTGGTCCTCTCGGACTGGCTGGAGCGAGTACAGATGACAGATCTCAGCCGCCTGGTCGACGATCCGGCCGCCTAGGCCCCGATCCACAAGATCACGGGAACACCGGACAAAGCGCTCCCTGGAATCTTCGCCGCCGACTACGCCGAACGTCTGGAAGCGGCCCGGCACCGTCTCCGGACGGCCACGGGCAGCCTTGCCGAAGAGCGAGACGGGTGAGCTGCCCTTGCCCACCACCAGCGCGCTTCCGTGAAGGCCATGTCGTTTGAGAACGCCGGCCCGCGGCGTCCTCAAACGACATGGCAACCCAGCAGGCCAGCGGCCCACGATCTGTCAGCTGCACTGCGACAGGACACGCAGGTCGGCATGGGGCCCTTGTGTGGTGCGCGGCTTCCGGGTGGACACCGACAGAAGTGCTGCGAGGAATTCGACTTGCCCTGCCGTGTGACGGTGCCGGAAGCGGCTCAGGTGACCAGGACTCGGCGCCCGCGCGTGTGACCGGCGTGGCTGTCGATGTGGGCCGCCGCGGCCTCGGCCAGCGAGTACGACTTCTCGACCGGGATGTGGAGCCGGCCCCGCGAGATCAGGTCGACGGCCTCGGCGAGCGCCGCCGATCCTGCCTTGACCCGGAGCGAAACCGTCGCCCGCGCCATCGCGAGGTTCGTGATCGACGCCTACTCGCTGGCGCGCGAAGCGGCCGACCCGCAGGCCGCCCTGGACGAGATATTCCACATGATCGAGGCGGCGTGGAAGGTCACCTGCCCGTCTGCAAGCGGTCACCCAGGTTCCGATGGACCGCGGCCGTGGGTGTGAGACGGTGTCGCTCACGACGGCGGGGCACGAAGTTGGCGTAGCCGCGGTAAGCGACGAGAACTGCTCGAACCCGTTATGGGCCTATGGCGCGGTGGTGGCCACAAGGGCCGCGGAGGAACGATACGAAGCCGAGACACCGAGCGTCCGACACGATGTGAGACAGCGGACTGGCCCGCTGCTTGCGGGACCGATGTCCGACACGAGCCGCGAGACCCCGCACCTGCGCAGGTGCGGGTGGGGGCCGTCCTGTCCAGCCTCGGATCGCAGTTCCGTGCTCATGCTGGTCATCTGGGGAAGGTCCCAGTGGGCGACGCCGGACACGGCCGGCAGTTGGCACCGGTCCCGGTGGTGTTCGTCATCGGCGTCACCGAGGTGGGCCATGGCAAGGGGTGGCCGGCTTCCGCCTGGCAGGAAGCTACGCGGGGCAAGGCCAGCAGTTTCTTCTGGACCATGCCGCGGAGCACGGGAACTGGATCCTGTTCACCCCGGACGCGTCGCTCGCCCGGACCGACCTCGGGGTCCTTCTGCGTGAACAGCGGGTCGGGGAAGCGCGACTCACACGTCCGCTCTTCGTGAAGGAGGCGTGGCTGGAGTCGGATTACCGCCGAGACCGTCTTCCGCTGGAGGGCGTCACGGACTGAGCGGAAGTCATGTCATCCGCTTGAGGAACGGGCCGGAGGCGCCGGTCGCCCGGTCGGTCACATGCATCGAGGCTGAGAACGTACAGCTCGCAGGGCCTCAGATCTCGCGGCACAGTCTCATCTCCGACGGCACTTATGCCGCCTCTACCGAAGCAGCCCGAGACCTCGGCATTCACCGGTCGACACGGTGATCCAGATCAACCGCCTCGAAGCAGACGTCGGACAGCCTCTCTCGACGGAGCCGCACACGGCAAGACCATGAAACTGACTCGATTCGGGAAGCGCGTCGTCACGGCGGCTCGGAAGAGCCTGGCTGAAAGGGCACAAGGCCACGAGATGATCGCGCCATGACTGAGATCGTTCTGATGTCCGACCCCAAGGTCGCAGCCGTGCCTGTTGAGGAGTGCGGTGAACGGCTCGTGGATCTACGACGAGACGGCCACCTGCTGGTCGACGAACGGAAGTGGCAGGACTCCGCCGGAGCCTTCGCCTACCTACGGGAAGGAGTGCTCGACCGCCTCCTCGAAGCACAGGCACGGCTACCTCAAGGGATGCGGCTGCTGTTCATCGAGGGATACCGTCCACCGTCCCTTCAGCGCCACTACTTCGACACATACGCAGCCCAACTGCGTGTTGAGCACCCTGAATGGGCCGCTGGGCAGGTTCGCGCGGCAGCCAGCCGCTACGTGTCCCCTCCCGAGATCGCACCGCACAGCTGCGGAGCAGCTGTTGACGTGACGCTTGCTGATGACGACGGGCGCGAACTCGACATGGGTACGCGTATGAATGCGACTCCGGAGGAGAGCGCGGGCGCCTGTTACACGCAGGCCGGCAACATCAGCGACAAAGCTCGCTCCCATCGAGACATCCTGGGTATCGCACTCACCGTTGCCGGCCTGGTCAACTACCCCACAGAGTGGTGGCACTGGTCATACGGAGATCGCTACTGGGCTTTGGAAACAGGAGCGGCAGTCGCCCACTACGGACCCAGGAGCTCGACCAACCACAGATCTTGAACCCGTACCAGAAGTAGCTCGCCACGGGGTGCGGGCCGACATCCTCGGGCGGCTCGGGCGCGGTGAGCGGGCGTCAGGCGAAGGCCATGGCCGGCACTCTCGCGCTGACGGCGATCGGGACGATCGTAGAGGAAGCCCAGGCGTATGCGGCGCCGCCCCACTCCGCCACGAGCAGCGCGCAGGAGCCGAGGCCACCGAGCAGGGCGGCTCCCAGGAAGTCCACCTTTCGCCGTACCGGGTTGGCCGGCATCTTCATCGCG from Streptomyces sp. NBC_01754 includes:
- a CDS encoding single-stranded DNA-binding protein, whose protein sequence is MAGETVITVVGNLVDDPELRFTPSGAAVAKFRVASTPRIFDRQTNEWKDGEGLFLTCSVWRQAAENVAESLTRGMRVVVQGRLKQRSYEDREGVKRTVYELDVEEVGPSLKNATAKVTKTTGRGGQGGQGGYGGGQQGGGNWGGGPGGGGQQGGGQQGGASADDPWATSGPAGGQQGGGAASQGGGGSWGGSSGGSGGGYSDEPPF
- a CDS encoding M15 family metallopeptidase; its protein translation is MTEIVLMSDPKVAAVPVEECGERLVDLRRDGHLLVDERKWQDSAGAFAYLREGVLDRLLEAQARLPQGMRLLFIEGYRPPSLQRHYFDTYAAQLRVEHPEWAAGQVRAAASRYVSPPEIAPHSCGAAVDVTLADDDGRELDMGTRMNATPEESAGACYTQAGNISDKARSHRDILGIALTVAGLVNYPTEWWHWSYGDRYWALETGAAVAHYGPRSSTNHRS
- the rplI gene encoding 50S ribosomal protein L9, yielding MKIILTHEVTGLGAAGDVVDVKDGYARNYLVPRGFAIRWTKGGEKDVAQIRRARKIHEIATIEQANEIKAKLEGVKVRLAVRSGDAGRLFGSVTPADIASAIKTAGGPDVDKRRVELGSPIKTLGGHEVSVRLHPEVAAKLGIEVVAA
- a CDS encoding MATE family efflux transporter is translated as MTKAPAPLPPSRRRHDREIIALAVPAFGALVAEPLFVMVDSAVVGHLGTSQLAGLGIAAALLTTAVSIFVFLAYATTAAVARRVGAGDLPAAIRQGMDGIWLALLLGAAVVAVALPTAPWLVEAFGASDTAAPYATTYLRISSLGIPAMLIVLAATGVLRGLQDTRTPLYVAVGGFAANAVLNVVLVYGVGLGIAGSAWGTVIAQVAMALVYLIVVVRGARRHGASLRPDAAGIRASAHAGVPLLVRTLSLRSVLLIATAVAARLGDTDIAAHQIVLSLWSLASFALDAIAIAGQAIIGRYLGANDSDGARDACRRMVQWGMAAGLAIGVLIVLSRPLFIPLFTSDTSVRGALIPALLVVALTQPIAGVVYVLDGVLMGAGDGRYLAWAMLLTLAVFAPAALLVPTFGGGLTTLWWAMALMMVVRLATLWLRTRSGRWIVTGATR
- a CDS encoding VOC family protein → MLRLTDFIIDCPDTMKLAAFYSEMTGRPIKEGSSEDWSGIPFGEIELAFIRVDDYRAPQWPDSEHPKQFHLDFEVDEIKSEQRRVLDLGATLRQDFIGPNGYGWQVYTDPIGHPFCLCRNKGVIWTDQGPIWPKRD
- the dnaB gene encoding replicative DNA helicase — protein: MSIPEPLDDPWAEVGPSDRLPVSRQRRGEGKGRDEQHERGRDGGWDGGQSGFERVPPQDLDAEQSVLGGMLLSKDAIADVVEIIKGHDFYRPAHETVYTAILDLYAKGEPADPITVAAELVKRGEITKVGGAPYLHTLVQSVPTAANASYYAEIVHERAVLRRLVEAGTKITQMGYAADGDVDEIVNSAQAEIYAVTEQRTSEDYLPLGDIMEGALDEIEAIGSRSGEMTGVPTGFTDLDSLTNGLHPGQMIVIAARPAMGKSTLALDFARACSIKSNLPSVIFSLEMGRNEIAMRLLSAEARVALHHMRSGTMTDEDWTRLARRMPDVSAAPLYIDDSPNLSMMEIRAKCRRLKQRNDLKLVVIDYLQLMQSGGAKRAESRQQEVSDMSRNLKLLAKELELPVIALSQLNRGPEQRTDKKPMVSDLRESGSIEQDADMVILLHREDAYEKESPRAGEADLIVAKHRNGPTATITVAFQGHYSRFVDMAQT
- the rpsF gene encoding 30S ribosomal protein S6, with translation MRHYELMVILDPDLEERAVSPLIENFLSVVREGNGKVEKVDTWGRRRLSYEIKKKPEGIYSVIDLQAEPAVVKELDRQMKLNESVLRTKVLRPEAH
- the rpsR gene encoding 30S ribosomal protein S18, translating into MAKPPVRKPKKKVCAFCKDKTQYVDYKDTNMLRKFISDRGKIRARRVTGNCTQHQRDVATAVKNSREMALLPYTSTAR
- a CDS encoding lipid II:glycine glycyltransferase FemX; its protein translation is MSLTLRTISREQHLAYIQSLPSASHCQVPAWADVKTEWRSESLGWFDKAGEIVGAGLVLYRQLPKIKRYLAYLPEGPVINWYAPNLDDWLQPMLAHLKQQGAFSVKMGPPVVIRRWDSAAIKAGIQDPEVKRLRDVEATHIEPRAFEVSDRLRKMGWQQGEDGGAGFGDVQPRYVFQVPLANRSLEDVLKGFNQLWRRNIKKADKAGVEVVQGGYEDLAEWQRLYEITAVRDHFRPRPLSYFQRMWTVLNSEDPNRMRLYFARHNGVNLSAATMLVVGGHVWYSYGASDNIGREVRPSNAMQWRMLRDSYAMGATVYDLRGISDSLDETDHLFGLIQFKVGTGGEAVEYVGEWDFPLNKLLHKALDMYMSRR